The Mercurialis annua linkage group LG7, ddMerAnnu1.2, whole genome shotgun sequence genome includes the window TCATCTGACCATTTTTCGCGTAAAGGCGGCATCATTCGAAGAGCTCAATCTGAGAGCAACTTGGATGGACTACTTGATGAAGATTGTCAACTTTCGAGTCAGCCCAAGAAAATTTCATTTTCTGGGAGACAAAAGTGTTTGATGTTGGAAACTATACCCTCTTTCTCTTGCTATAACTTAAAGAATCGGATCGGAGAAGAAGATTGCGATGAAGACGATGATGGTGATGACGATGATGGGAGTGAGTTTCATATGGAGGAGGAAGAGAGAGTTCAAATGGTGGCAAACAGTGGTTTAAGTTTGATGGAGAGAAATTGGGAAGTGGGGTTTGAAGAGGAAAAGGGGTTTATTAATGAAGAGATGTATCTTGCTAGAGGGCTAGGgattggtggtggtggtggtggaggaggtggtggtggtggtggtagaGTTGGCAGCGGCGGTGGAGGTGGTGGATTTCGTTGGGCTGCTGGAGATGGTGGAGGAGAGAGGCAAGATACAGAAGAGTATTATAAAAAGATGGTTCAGGAAAATCCTGGGAATTCCTTGTTTTTAAGGAACTATGCTCAGTTTCTCTATCAGGTTagttctttttgaattattacaGAAGTATTTGATGCATATTTTGATGAAAATTGATACCATGATTTCGGTTTTCAGACAAAGGGCGATCTTCATGGAGCAGAAGAGTACTACTCGAGAGCTATACTGGCCGATCCTGAAGACGGCGAGATTCTGTCACAATATGCAAAGTTGGTGTGGGAATTACATCATGATCTAGATAGAGCTTCGAGCTACTTCGAAAGAGCAGTTCGAGCTTCTCCAGCAGATAGGTATGTGCTTTCAACATATGATAAGTTTGGTTGTGAATCGGTTCAGTTTGTTCAGGCAATTCATTCAACTAATTCAGTTTTGGGTAAATATATtgtttaaacaaaaaaacaaatgtaCAAGAGCTGAATTGAGTTAAATTTCTGGATTTACAGCCATGTACATGCAGCATATGCTAGTTTCTTGTGGGAAACAGAGGAAGACGAAGATGAATGTAATGCAGCAAGAGATTTTGATACCATGTCACCTCATTTCCATGGAGGTGTAA containing:
- the LOC126655240 gene encoding uncharacterized protein LOC126655240, with translation MLLRSSSTPVLGSLLSPFSDTLNNNIKSPYHQISCLNLSTTTVNSCSSSPSISESSDHFSRKGGIIRRAQSESNLDGLLDEDCQLSSQPKKISFSGRQKCLMLETIPSFSCYNLKNRIGEEDCDEDDDGDDDDGSEFHMEEEERVQMVANSGLSLMERNWEVGFEEEKGFINEEMYLARGLGIGGGGGGGGGGGGGRVGSGGGGGGFRWAAGDGGGERQDTEEYYKKMVQENPGNSLFLRNYAQFLYQTKGDLHGAEEYYSRAILADPEDGEILSQYAKLVWELHHDLDRASSYFERAVRASPADSHVHAAYASFLWETEEDEDECNAARDFDTMSPHFHGGVMASTHA